Part of the Varibaculum massiliense genome is shown below.
GGTCATCCGCACTCCCAATGATGGGGTGAGCCGGGTCAGCGGGTTCTGCCTGCGCTTTGGGCAGCGCCAATACCGCCACGGGAATCAACGCGAGCACCAGACCTAAGAGGGTCAGCACCGCGGTCAGCTTTTGATATCGCTTATGTCCTGCCACGTTGCACCTAACAATCCTAGTAAAAACTACGCCCCCCCCCCCGGAGTTTTAACCCCAGGGAGGGGCGAGTGAGATACCTTTGAAAAATATCTTAGGTTAAAGCCCATTAACCCGTCAAGTATTTTTTAAGATTACGTCCAGAATATTCAAATAGTGAGATGATTAAAAAAGTCGCGCCCCGAGAGGTAACTCTCGGGGCGCGATTAAACTAAAAGTTTAGTTTACAGATCAATCTTGGTTACACGACCAGAACCAACGGTGCGGCCACCTTCACGAATAGCGAAGCCCAGACCGATTTCCATAGCGATCGGCTGAATGAGCTCCACCGAGATTTCGGTGGTGTCACCGGGCATAACCATTTCCTTGCCCTCGGGCAGGGTGATAACGCCGGTAACGTCGGTGGTACGGAAGTAGAACTGGGGACGGTAGCCAGAGTAGAAGCTCTTGTGGCGACCACCCTCGTCCTTCTTCAGGATGTAGACCTGACCCTCGAACTTGGTGTGAGTGGTAATCGAGCCGGGCTCAACTACTACCTGGCCACGCTCTACGTCTTCACGCTTGGTGCCACGCAGCAACAGACCGGTGTTGTCACCAGCTTCAGCGGTATCCATCGACTTGTGGAAGGTCTCGATACCGGTAACGGTGGTCTTCTGCGGCTCGCGAATACCCAGGATTTCCACCTCGGAGTTGAGCGGAAGCTTACCACGCTCTACACGACCGGTAACTACGGTGCCACGACCGGTAATGGTGAAGACGTCCTCAATCGGCATCAAGAACGGCTTATCCAGATCACGAACCGGTTCCGGAATGTATTCGTCAACCGCTTCCATCAGCTTCCGAATCTGACCAACCCACTTCTCGTCGCCTTCCAGCGCCTTCAAAGCAGAAACCTGGATTACCGGGGCGTTGTCGCCATCGAAGTCCTGGCTGGACAGCAGGTCGCGGCATTCTTCCTCAACCAGTTCCAGCATTTCTTCATCGTCAACCATGTCGCACTTGTTCAGTGCAACCAGGATGGCAGGCACGCCCACCTGGCGAGCGAGCAGTACGTGCTCACGGGTCTGCGCCATGGGACCGTCAGTTGCGGCAACCACGAGGATTGCGCCGTCCATCTGAGCTGCGCCGGTAATCATGTTCTTGATGTAGTCAGCGTGACCGGGGGCGTCTACGTGTGCGTAGTGACGCTTCTCGGTCTGGTATTCCACGTGGGAAACGTTAATGGTAATCCCGCGTTCACGTTCTTCCGGAGCGTTGTCTACGTCCTCGAAAGGAGTGAAATCGTTCAGTTCCGGATAGGTGTCGTGCAGCACTTTGGTGATAGCCGCGGTCAAGGTGGTCTTGCCGTGGTCAACGTGCCCAATAGTACCAATGTTAACGTGCGGTTTAGTCCGCTCGTACTTAGCCTTAGCCACTTAATGTCCTCCTGGACTCGGGTAGTTATCTATCGCTTGGTTGTCAAAGTAAAGGTTAACACCCAACGCGAATGATCTCCTACGGGTTTTTCTGTGATTTTTAATAAATTAAAAGGTACCCGCGAGGGCTATTCGCCTCGGGTCTTAGCAATGATTTCCTCAGCAACTGAGCGGGGGACCTCATCGTAGCTGTCAAACTGCATCGTGTAAACGGCGCGACCCTGCGTCTTTGAACGCAAGTCGCCCACATACCCGAACATTTCCGACAGCGGAACCTTTGCCCGGACTTCCTTCACTCCATTGACATCGTCCATGGACTGAATGAATCCGCGGCGAGAGGAAAGATCGCCCATCACGTCGCCCATATACTCTTCCGGAGTCCGAACCTCAACGGCCATAATCGGCTCCAGCAAAGTGGGCTTAGCGCGGCGAGCGCCCTCCCTCAAAACCATGTTACCGGCAATCTTGAAAGCCATTTCCGAAGAGTCAACGTCATGGTAAGCACCATCCGTCAAAGTCGCCTTGATACCGGTTAGCGGGTAACCAGCCAAAACGCCCCCCTCCATGGCTTCACGAATGCCCTGGTCAACCGAAGGAATGTATTCGCGAGGAATACGTCCGCCGGTAATCTTGTTAACAAACTCGTACGGTTCTTCCGCATCCGCGGGGAGCGGCTCGAAAGTGACCAGTACCTTTGCGAACTGGCCGGAACCACCGGTCTGTTTCTTGTGGGTGTACTCCACATCCTCGACCGTCTTGCGGATGGTTTCGCGGTACGCAACCATGGGCGCACCCACGTTAGCTTCCACGTGGAACTCGCGTTTCATCCGGTCAACTAGCACATCCAGGTGCAGCTCGCCCATACCGCCAATCACGGTCTGGCCAGTCTCGTCATCTAGACGCACGGTAAAGGTCGGGTCTTCTTCCGCCAGGCGCTGAATCGCAATGCCTAGCTTCTCTTGGTCAGCCTTGGTCTTGGGCTCGATCGCCACGTGAATAACCGGATCTGGGAAGTTCATTGATTCCAGAACTACCGGCTGGTCGTTCTCACACAAGGTGTCGCCAGTGGTGGTGTCCTTCAATCCCACGAAAGCGTAAATGTTTCCAGCATGCGCGACCTCAATCGGATTTTCCTTATTGGAGTGCATCTGGAAAATCTTGCCGACGCGTTCGCGCCGTCCCTTAGTCGCGTTAAGCAGCGGGGAACCCGCCTTAATATGTCCGGAGTAAATCCGAACATAAGTTAGCTTGCCGTAGAACGGGTGCGCGGCAATCTTAAATGCCAGCGCCGCGAAATGGGCGTTCTCGTCCGGAGGACAAAGAATTTCTTCTTCCTCGTTATTGGGGCTGTGTCCTTCCAGAGGCGGCACATCCAGTGGGGAAGGTAGGTAACGCAAAACGCCATCCAGAACTGGCTGTACACCCTTGTTCTTGAACGCGCTGCCTGCAAACACCGGGTAGATTTCGCTTCTCAAAGTGAGTTCGCGGATACCGGCAATAATCTGATCGTTCGTCAGCTCGCCGTTTTCTAGGTAAGCCTCCATCAATTCATCATTGGCTTCCGCCGCCGCGTCAATCAGTTTCTCGCGGTATTCTTCCGCGCGATCTTGGAGGTCAGCGGGGATTTCACCGTATTCGAGGACTGCACCCAAAGTGGGGTCACCCTCGGATACTTTCGCGCCCTTCTTATTGGCCGCCGCGGCCTGCTCGGCGCTGAAAGTCTCCGGGAAGTAAACTGCCCGCATATCGAGCAGGTCAACGATTCCCTTGAACTCGGCCTCTGCCCCAATCGGCAGAACCATCACTACCGGCTTCGCGTGCAGGCGATCCTCAATGGTCTTTACCGAATAGTAGAAATCGGCACCCAGTTTGTCCATCTTGTTGACGAAGCAGATTCGGGGAACGTCATACTTGTCGGCCTGACGCCATACGGTTTCAGACTGCGGTTCCACGCCCTCTTTACCGTCGAATACGGCCACGGCACCATCGAGGACGCGCAGGGAGCGTTCTACCTCTACAGTGAAGTCAACGTGACCAGGGGTATCAATGATGTTGATCTGTTGGTCATGCCAAAAACAGGTGGTCGCCGCGGAGGTAATGGTAATACCGCGTTCCTTCTCCTGTTCCATCCAGTCCATGGTTCCGGCACCATCGTGGGTTTCGCCCATCTTGTAGTTGATGCCCGTGTAGTACAGGATGCGTTCGGTTACAGTGGTTTTACCAGCATCAATGTGAGCCATGATGCCGATGTTGCGAACCTTAGATAGGTCAGCAAGCACTTCTAATGCCACAATCGTTCCTTCCGGTTAGAGTTACCAGCGGTAATGAGCGAAAGCCTTGTTGGACTCCGCCATCTTGTGCATATCTTCACGACGCTTCACCGCAGCACCCAGGCCGTTGGAAGCATCCATAATTTCGTTCATGAGGCGTTCGGTCATGGTCTTTTCGCGGCGCTGCCGAGAAAAGTCAACCAACCAGCGCAGCGCCAAAGTGGTCGCCCGTGCGGGGCGTACCTCCACTGGCACCTGGTAGGTGGCGCCACCGACGCGGCGAGAACGCACCTCTAGAGCGGGGCGAACATTTTCCAGGGCGCGCTTTAACACGCTTACCGGTTCTTGTTCGGTACGTTCCCGCACGCCCTCGAGCGCGCCGTAAACAATACGTTCCGCCAATGCTTTCTTGCCGTCTAGCAGCACCCGATTGACCAACTGAGTGACGATAGTCGAGTTGTAAACCGGATCAACCGCCAAAGGGCGCTTGGGAGCTGGACCTTTACGAGGCATACTACTTCTTCTCCTTCTTCGCGCCGTACTTCGACCGACCCTGGCCGCGGTCACGCACACCCTGGGTGTCTAGCGCGCCGCGCACGATGTGGAAACGCACACCGGGCAGATCCTTTACACGCCCACCGCGCACCAGCACGATGGAGTGTTCTTGCAGATTATGTCCCTCGCCGGGGATGTAAGCGGTCACTTCAATGCCGCTGGATAGGCGAACACGCGCCACTTTCCGCAATGCCGAGTTCGGCTTCTTCGGGGTGGTGGTGTAAACACGAGTGCAAACGCCGCGGCGCTGGGGCGAGCCCTTTAGCGCGCGAGTTTTACTCTTCGCCTTCTTAGTTGAGCGTCCTTTGCGGACCAACTGTTGGATGGTAGGCACTACTTCTCCTGTTACTTAATGTCGAAACACTTGCCACGCGGTACCGAAATATCGCCCCCAGAAACGGGCATACTGCACCGCCGGGGCCGGCCCGCCAGGTTAAGGCTGCACAGGATGCTTGCCTAGGTGGTCAGCGGATCGCGCCTAACTGACTTACCCTTAACGTCCGGAGCTCAACGGAGAAGAGCCCGTGCCAGAAAATCTGACTAGTTCGGGGCCCGGTATCGCGGGCACCATGATTAAAATTAGCCAGCCACCCTGTTGCTGGTCAAACCGGATTAGCAAATAAAAGCCCTTTTGTGACTGATTCCATGAGTAAAGCTAGGATTCGGGGCGGTTTCTCCGGTGGGCATGGGTGGTTGGGGGGGGCGTGGGTCGATTCCTGCGTCCTCCCTGAATAATAGCGCCCTCCCTACCTCCCCCGATCCCCTTCCCAATCTATTGCCCCCCGCTGATGAGTAGACCGGGAAGGTATTTCTGTTTCCAGGGGAGAGGGGATTGTTATAACTACATCTCGCTATTTAGCTTCGGGCAACTGTGTAATCGCAGCTATTCGCTCACATCTTTCGCAATTTCCTCGAGATTTCTACCACTATAAACCACACGGATCACTTCGACTTTTTCTTGATTTTCATCTACTTCGTAAAAAATAACGTATTTACCCGCTGCAACTCTACGTATCCCCATACTGCGCCACGGCTCCCACCCAACAGGCGGGTAGCGCAGGGGCAATGTATCTAAATCTCGTATCTGTTCCCGAATGTTTTCGGTTTGCCTCTTAGCCGACTCGGGTGCAAGCAGCGAATTGGAAATATAAGAAGAAATCCCGCGCAAATCGTTGTAGGCCGCGCGGGTGTAAGACACCGTAAATCTGGTGCTCATAAATTAAACTCTGCCGCTAGAGCCTGATCGACTTCGTCAGGAGTTAACCCCTGCTGCTGCTTTGAGGCAATACCCTTGGCGAGTTCGCGGTCGATTTCCTCACGAGACATTCCCCCGATAGCAACCGGAACCGGATAAGAAATCCGGGGAGTAAAAGGAATCCCTTGCTGCATAACTACTTGGCTATACAGCATCTGAATCGCCGCTGAAGGACTAATTCCTAATTGCGTCAAAATCCTTTCAGCTTGCTCTTTCAATCTGGTATCGATGCGGGCATAAACCGCAGATGTGTTGGCCATAGTTCCCCTTTTTTCTTTTCAATTATGCTGCCGAGAATTAGCGATTGCAAGCACTTACAATTTTTCGCAAGCAACAGGTATTTATTTTTGGGCGAAAGAAATAGGGTGCGGAGGACACCGCGGAGCACGCGGCGAGGCTGGCAGGTTAGTGTCCGCTTGGTTCCTGGCTTATTATGGGAAATCGTGTGTTCATCTAGCCTGTCCGCGAGCGGAGTTTTGCAATATCGCGTATCCCGGCTGAGCGATGATGATTGCGACTTTGAGCAGGTAAATAGGCTTTTAGAGCAAAATCAGCATTTGCTTTCGTCTGCCGCAGCTGAGCGCAGCACCCTTACGGTTTGGAGCGGGGAACGGATTAGGCTAGCGGGTTTAGGTGTAGCTTGGCAGGCGCACTTTAGCGGGGAAAACAGATTTACGGCCGCCGAGGAAGCATGGCGGAATTTATGCGAACACGCTCAGGAGACTTCTGGTGGCGAGGATAAGAATTTTGCTGCAGCTGCCGGGGCATGGCAGGCAGGAGCGGCGAAAAACTGCTGCTCAAAACCAGAAAATATTCGCTGCTCAAAACCGGGAAAAATAACTTGGCCACTGGTTTTGGGGAGTTTTGGGTTTACGCCCGCTACCCCATCGTTGCTGCTAGTTCCAGCTTTAGCGGTAGTCGCCAGTGGCGGTAATACCTGGCTATGGCAGGCTCGTTGGCAGGAGGGGCAAGCAGATTTCCGAGGACGCCAGGGGAATACACCGGAAAACGCTAAGTCGAAAGCAGCGCTCGCTCCTCAACCATCCCCACTTTCCCCTTCCAATCCGGCGCAGGTAACTCACGAAACCTACCCGCATTTACAGCCAGACGCCTGGAAGGCGGCAGTCGAACGCGCGACAACAGAAATCCGCGCCGGACGAGCAGAAAAAATCGTGCTTGCCCGAGATAAAGAACTACGTTTTGACCGGGATGTTTCTTTAGCGCGAGTCACCAGATATTTAGCAGACAAATACCCCACTTGCTGGACTTATGCGATTGGCGACCTGGTGGGAGCCAGCCCCGAGATGCTGGCTAGCGTAAACGAGGGGAAGCTGCTGTGCCGCGTCCTCGCGGGTTCGGACGTTCCCTCCCAGGAGCAACGCCTGCTAAGCGACCCTAAAGAGCGACTTGAGCACCGGTTGGCAGTTCAAAGCGCCGAGGAGTCGCTAACTGAATTGAACTTAGATTTAGAGGTTCCTGCTCCCCGCCTGCTGCACCTGGGGTACGTTACTCATTTGGCAACCGATATTACCGCCGAGAACCTGGCAGAACAGGCAGTTACTTCCCTGCGGGCGGCAGCAGCGCTGCATCCCACCGCGGCGGTTTGCGGAAAACCGCGCGAAGTTGCCGCTGAACGCTTGGCAGAGCTAGAAGCCATGGATAGGCGCCGTTACGCCGCCCCGATTGGATGGATGGATGCCGCCGGCGAGGGCGAATGGGCAATTGCTTTGCGTTGCGCCGAGCGCGACCCTGCCCGCGCCGACACCTACCGCCTGATTGCAGGGGCGGGGATTATGGGAGATTCTGATCCGCAGCGCGAATTGGCCGAAACCGAAACTAAAATGTCGCCGATGCTCCGCGCGCTCCAGGCATAAACGAGGTTTAGCGCCGGGAACGTCGTTAGCGACTCTGGGCAGAGGTAAAATTCGCTTCCAAATTGCGCTAGCCAATACCACCCAAGATTTCACTAGGTTCGCATTTTGTGAACACGTGAAACTCTTAAAAACCCCATAGGTCTTACGACCTAACTGATCGCCGTCTAGGTAAAATTTATAGAAGATATCTTCACCACTATTTGCGGCAATAAATACCCATAGCACTAGGTAAATAGATTTTTATATTTTTTATCTTGAAAAACTTTTAGACTTTACAGGCTACTTTCTTGTCAGGTATTTTTATTTCACTAAAAAGGGTTACCCCAGAAATTTTCACCTACTAAATCGAAGGGATAATAGATGAACGAAAGCAAACGGTCCATCCGCTTACTTGCGTTGCTAGCGGCAACACTTTTGACGATGGCGACGGTATTTTTTGCCGGTTCCGCCACGAACGCCTGGGCAGAAGATCCAGCTGCGCCAGCGCCGGCAGGTAACCACATCGCCGCAGTGCAATTCAGCTTAATTGGCTACGCCTCCGGGCAAACTCCCACTAGCGTGCAGGTTGGTTCGCAAACCGACAAAGTAAACGTTGAATCCAAGAAGTTTTTCCAGTCTGATCCGAATGCAGCTGCTTGGACAGAGGCCACCGGTACCTTTACCCACGATTTTAAATATCGCGTTAAAATCACTTTCAGCGCGAAAGCTGGTTACGATTTTGACGGCTTAACGGCAGGCAACATTAAACTCGAAACCGGCGAAACCGCCGTTGAGTACGATGTTGCAACTAAGACAGCAACCTTTGATTTAACGCGGATCCCTGCCAATCACACCCTGACCTTTAATACCAACGGTGGCAGCGCTATCCAGCCGGTCACCGAACCTGAAAACACGGATATTGACCTGGCCGCTTACATGCCCACCAAAGAGGGTTTCAAATTTGAAGGCTGGTACGCCGATGAAGCGCTTACGCAAAAAATGGACAAAGTTACCCTAGGTCAAGACACAACCGTATATGCGAAGTGGACCGCGGACACCCCCGCGACGCCTGAAAACCCGGAACCTTCACAACCGGATAACCCAGGAGATCAGCCGGGTCCTGCTCCTAAGCCCAACGTACCCACTCCTCCTCAGACTTCTACCCCTTCAGTAAGCCCTGGATCCAAAGGAGTAGTACCAGCCAAGAAGAAGCCACACG
Proteins encoded:
- the tuf gene encoding elongation factor Tu, with the protein product MAKAKYERTKPHVNIGTIGHVDHGKTTLTAAITKVLHDTYPELNDFTPFEDVDNAPEERERGITINVSHVEYQTEKRHYAHVDAPGHADYIKNMITGAAQMDGAILVVAATDGPMAQTREHVLLARQVGVPAILVALNKCDMVDDEEMLELVEEECRDLLSSQDFDGDNAPVIQVSALKALEGDEKWVGQIRKLMEAVDEYIPEPVRDLDKPFLMPIEDVFTITGRGTVVTGRVERGKLPLNSEVEILGIREPQKTTVTGIETFHKSMDTAEAGDNTGLLLRGTKREDVERGQVVVEPGSITTHTKFEGQVYILKKDEGGRHKSFYSGYRPQFYFRTTDVTGVITLPEGKEMVMPGDTTEISVELIQPIAMEIGLGFAIREGGRTVGSGRVTKIDL
- the fusA gene encoding elongation factor G: MALEVLADLSKVRNIGIMAHIDAGKTTVTERILYYTGINYKMGETHDGAGTMDWMEQEKERGITITSAATTCFWHDQQINIIDTPGHVDFTVEVERSLRVLDGAVAVFDGKEGVEPQSETVWRQADKYDVPRICFVNKMDKLGADFYYSVKTIEDRLHAKPVVMVLPIGAEAEFKGIVDLLDMRAVYFPETFSAEQAAAANKKGAKVSEGDPTLGAVLEYGEIPADLQDRAEEYREKLIDAAAEANDELMEAYLENGELTNDQIIAGIRELTLRSEIYPVFAGSAFKNKGVQPVLDGVLRYLPSPLDVPPLEGHSPNNEEEEILCPPDENAHFAALAFKIAAHPFYGKLTYVRIYSGHIKAGSPLLNATKGRRERVGKIFQMHSNKENPIEVAHAGNIYAFVGLKDTTTGDTLCENDQPVVLESMNFPDPVIHVAIEPKTKADQEKLGIAIQRLAEEDPTFTVRLDDETGQTVIGGMGELHLDVLVDRMKREFHVEANVGAPMVAYRETIRKTVEDVEYTHKKQTGGSGQFAKVLVTFEPLPADAEEPYEFVNKITGGRIPREYIPSVDQGIREAMEGGVLAGYPLTGIKATLTDGAYHDVDSSEMAFKIAGNMVLREGARRAKPTLLEPIMAVEVRTPEEYMGDVMGDLSSRRGFIQSMDDVNGVKEVRAKVPLSEMFGYVGDLRSKTQGRAVYTMQFDSYDEVPRSVAEEIIAKTRGE
- the rpsG gene encoding 30S ribosomal protein S7 encodes the protein MPRKGPAPKRPLAVDPVYNSTIVTQLVNRVLLDGKKALAERIVYGALEGVRERTEQEPVSVLKRALENVRPALEVRSRRVGGATYQVPVEVRPARATTLALRWLVDFSRQRREKTMTERLMNEIMDASNGLGAAVKRREDMHKMAESNKAFAHYRW
- the rpsL gene encoding 30S ribosomal protein S12 — its product is MPTIQQLVRKGRSTKKAKSKTRALKGSPQRRGVCTRVYTTTPKKPNSALRKVARVRLSSGIEVTAYIPGEGHNLQEHSIVLVRGGRVKDLPGVRFHIVRGALDTQGVRDRGQGRSKYGAKKEKK
- a CDS encoding type II toxin-antitoxin system RelE/ParE family toxin, giving the protein MSTRFTVSYTRAAYNDLRGISSYISNSLLAPESAKRQTENIREQIRDLDTLPLRYPPVGWEPWRSMGIRRVAAGKYVIFYEVDENQEKVEVIRVVYSGRNLEEIAKDVSE
- a CDS encoding type II toxin-antitoxin system RelB/DinJ family antitoxin, which gives rise to MANTSAVYARIDTRLKEQAERILTQLGISPSAAIQMLYSQVVMQQGIPFTPRISYPVPVAIGGMSREEIDRELAKGIASKQQQGLTPDEVDQALAAEFNL
- a CDS encoding isochorismate synthase; the protein is MCSSSLSASGVLQYRVSRLSDDDCDFEQVNRLLEQNQHLLSSAAAERSTLTVWSGERIRLAGLGVAWQAHFSGENRFTAAEEAWRNLCEHAQETSGGEDKNFAAAAGAWQAGAAKNCCSKPENIRCSKPGKITWPLVLGSFGFTPATPSLLLVPALAVVASGGNTWLWQARWQEGQADFRGRQGNTPENAKSKAALAPQPSPLSPSNPAQVTHETYPHLQPDAWKAAVERATTEIRAGRAEKIVLARDKELRFDRDVSLARVTRYLADKYPTCWTYAIGDLVGASPEMLASVNEGKLLCRVLAGSDVPSQEQRLLSDPKERLEHRLAVQSAEESLTELNLDLEVPAPRLLHLGYVTHLATDITAENLAEQAVTSLRAAAALHPTAAVCGKPREVAAERLAELEAMDRRRYAAPIGWMDAAGEGEWAIALRCAERDPARADTYRLIAGAGIMGDSDPQRELAETETKMSPMLRALQA
- a CDS encoding InlB B-repeat-containing protein — protein: MNESKRSIRLLALLAATLLTMATVFFAGSATNAWAEDPAAPAPAGNHIAAVQFSLIGYASGQTPTSVQVGSQTDKVNVESKKFFQSDPNAAAWTEATGTFTHDFKYRVKITFSAKAGYDFDGLTAGNIKLETGETAVEYDVATKTATFDLTRIPANHTLTFNTNGGSAIQPVTEPENTDIDLAAYMPTKEGFKFEGWYADEALTQKMDKVTLGQDTTVYAKWTADTPATPENPEPSQPDNPGDQPGPAPKPNVPTPPQTSTPSVSPGSKGVVPAKKKPHGNTQTPVTGSHSLMAIPMSVLMTAAGAALLVSRRRKANF